A DNA window from Bacteroides cellulosilyticus contains the following coding sequences:
- a CDS encoding MATE family efflux transporter, with protein MERDSIDFRNTDIAALFRKLLLPTVLGMIFSALFVITDGIFVGKGIGSDALAAVNIVAPLWLFSTGIGLMFGVGASVVASIHLSHGKVKAARINITQSIVVSSLLLIGTSTLFCSFAPQVVHLLGGSERLTPLAVEYMVWFVPFSVFTALLNSGMFFLRLDGSPNFAMMCNVVAAILNIILDYLFIFPFGWGMFGAAIASAIGTTVGALMIIIYLSHRKCALRFYPVKFTRKSMRLTRRNIGYMCRLGSSAFLCEVAIACMMFVGNIVFIHYLQEEGVAAFSIACYFFPIIFMVYNAIAQSAQPIISYNHGLHEETRVRRAYLLALKTAIGCGTVFALVTIFFSSEIVSMFIDRSYPAYEIASKGLPLYATGFIFFAVNIVSIGYFQSVERARYATIITLLRGFVLLTACFFGLPLLFGNPGIWLATPLAELLTTLFILTIYIKAKRKHKKNIVSLQHGNDDKEILPKIQTPGKKPA; from the coding sequence ATGGAAAGAGATAGCATTGATTTTAGAAACACAGACATCGCGGCATTGTTCCGCAAATTATTACTCCCTACTGTACTGGGAATGATATTTTCCGCATTATTTGTCATTACGGATGGAATATTCGTAGGAAAAGGTATTGGCAGTGATGCACTTGCAGCAGTAAATATAGTGGCGCCATTATGGTTATTCTCTACGGGCATCGGACTGATGTTTGGTGTAGGAGCATCTGTTGTAGCCTCCATCCACTTGTCACATGGAAAAGTAAAAGCTGCCCGCATCAATATTACTCAGTCTATAGTTGTATCTTCATTGTTGTTGATAGGTACCTCCACGCTATTCTGTTCGTTCGCCCCACAGGTAGTACATCTTTTGGGCGGTTCCGAGCGTTTGACCCCACTGGCTGTAGAATATATGGTATGGTTTGTCCCGTTCTCGGTGTTTACCGCCCTGCTTAATTCAGGAATGTTCTTCCTGCGTCTGGACGGATCACCCAACTTTGCCATGATGTGCAACGTAGTAGCTGCCATCTTGAATATCATTCTCGATTACCTGTTCATCTTTCCTTTCGGTTGGGGCATGTTCGGTGCAGCTATTGCCAGCGCCATCGGTACTACGGTGGGAGCATTGATGATAATCATCTACCTCTCCCACCGCAAATGCGCTCTACGCTTTTACCCCGTAAAATTCACTCGCAAAAGTATGCGACTGACTCGTCGTAATATAGGTTATATGTGCCGGCTAGGGTCTTCTGCTTTTCTGTGTGAAGTAGCTATTGCCTGCATGATGTTTGTCGGAAACATCGTGTTTATACATTATTTACAAGAAGAAGGTGTAGCTGCATTCAGCATTGCATGTTACTTCTTCCCTATCATATTTATGGTATACAACGCCATTGCACAATCCGCTCAACCCATTATCAGCTACAATCACGGACTTCATGAAGAAACCCGTGTACGTCGCGCCTATTTATTGGCGCTGAAAACAGCCATCGGCTGTGGTACTGTCTTCGCTCTGGTCACCATCTTCTTCAGTTCGGAGATTGTTTCCATGTTCATCGACCGCAGTTATCCGGCCTATGAAATAGCCAGCAAAGGACTTCCTCTATATGCTACCGGCTTTATTTTCTTCGCTGTCAATATCGTTTCCATCGGATATTTTCAAAGTGTGGAACGGGCTCGTTATGCCACTATCATTACCCTGTTGCGTGGTTTCGTCCTGCTGACAGCGTGCTTCTTCGGACTCCCCCTACTCTTTGGTAATCCGGGTATCTGGTTGGCAACCCCTCTGGCTGAGCTACTGACCACCCTTTTCATACTTACTATTTATATAAAAGCAAAAAGAAAGCACAAAAAAAATATAGTATCTTTGCAGCATGGAAATGATGATAAAGAAATTCTGCCAAAGATACAGACTCCCGGAAAAAAGCCTGCATGA